A single region of the Leptodactylus fuscus isolate aLepFus1 chromosome 5, aLepFus1.hap2, whole genome shotgun sequence genome encodes:
- the KRAS gene encoding GTPase KRas isoform X1 — protein MTEYKLVVVGAGGVGKSALTIQLIQNHFVDEYDPTIEDSYRKQVVIDGETCLLDILDTAGQEEYSAMRDQYMRTGEGFLCVFAINNTKSFEDIHHYREQIKRVKDSEDVPMVLVGNKCDLPSRTVDTKQAQDLARSYGIPFIETSAKTRQRVEDAFYTLVREIRQYRLKKMSKEEKTPGCVKIKKCLIM, from the exons ATGACAGAATATAAACTGGTGGTGGTCGGAGCTGGAGGCGTGGGGAAGAGCGCCCTGACCATACAGCTCATACAGAACCATTTTGTTGACGAGTATGATCCCACTATAGAG GACTCGTACAGGAAGCAGGTGGTCATTGATGGGGAGACTTGCCTCCTGGATATACTGGACACTGCTGGTCAGGAGGAGTACAGCGCCATGAGAGACCAGTACATGAGGACGGGGGAGGGGTTCCTGTGCGTCTTcgccattaataacactaaatcTTTTGAGGACATTCACCATTATAG GGAGCAGATAAAGCGGGTGAAGGACTCGGAGGACGTGCCCATGGTCTTAGTGGGCAATAAATGTGACTTACCTTCTAGAACTGTAGACACCAAACAAGCTCAGGACCTCGCCAGGAGTTACGGCATCCCCTTCATCGAGACCTCTGCGAAAACCAGACAG AGAGTGGAGGATGCTTTTTATACATTGGTGAGAGAAATCCGACAATACAGATTGAAAAAGATGAGTAAAGAAGAAAAGACGCCCGGctgtgtgaaaataaaaaaatgcctaaTAATGTGA
- the KRAS gene encoding GTPase KRas isoform X2, whose product MTEYKLVVVGAGGVGKSALTIQLIQNHFVDEYDPTIEDSYRKQVVIDGETCLLDILDTAGQEEYSAMRDQYMRTGEGFLCVFAINNTKSFEDIHHYREQIKRVKDSEDVPMVLVGNKCDLPSRTVDTKQAQDLARSYGIPFIETSAKTRQGVDDAFYTLVREIRKHKEKMSKEGKKKKKKSKSKCLIL is encoded by the exons ATGACAGAATATAAACTGGTGGTGGTCGGAGCTGGAGGCGTGGGGAAGAGCGCCCTGACCATACAGCTCATACAGAACCATTTTGTTGACGAGTATGATCCCACTATAGAG GACTCGTACAGGAAGCAGGTGGTCATTGATGGGGAGACTTGCCTCCTGGATATACTGGACACTGCTGGTCAGGAGGAGTACAGCGCCATGAGAGACCAGTACATGAGGACGGGGGAGGGGTTCCTGTGCGTCTTcgccattaataacactaaatcTTTTGAGGACATTCACCATTATAG GGAGCAGATAAAGCGGGTGAAGGACTCGGAGGACGTGCCCATGGTCTTAGTGGGCAATAAATGTGACTTACCTTCTAGAACTGTAGACACCAAACAAGCTCAGGACCTCGCCAGGAGTTACGGCATCCCCTTCATCGAGACCTCTGCGAAAACCAGACAG GGGGTCGACGACGCTTTCTACACATTAGTACGAGAAATCCGAAAGCACAAAGAGAAGATGAGCAAGGAAggcaaaaagaagaagaaaaaatccAAGTCCAAGTGTCTGATCCTGTGA
- the ETFRF1 gene encoding electron transfer flavoprotein regulatory factor 1, protein MANPLRGEVVKLYKNLLFLGREYPRGEAFFKERLKKAFMKNKDVSDPETIRELIARGEFVIKELEALYFLRKYRAMKQRYYEDGPGSSATSPR, encoded by the exons ATGGCAAATCCATTGCGAGGAGAGGTTGTGAAGCTGTACAAGAAC CTTCTCTTCTTGGGCCGGGAATACCCGAGAGGCGAGGCGTTCTTCAAGGAGCGTCTGAAGAAAGCCTTCATGAAGAATAAAGACGTCAGCGACCCTGAGACGATCCGGGAGCTCATCGCCCGGGGGGAGTTCGTCATTAAAGAGCTGGAGGCCTTATATTTTCTACGCAAGTACCGGGCGATGAAGCAGCGCTATTACGAGGACGGCCCGGGCTCTAGCGCAACGTCTCCTCGCTGA